A window of the Bradyrhizobium ottawaense genome harbors these coding sequences:
- a CDS encoding septal ring lytic transglycosylase RlpA family protein: protein MVDGSGQGATGAEEAAVLELSGFQTCLSSLHRAKTAVAVAGSPQPGEIARILPPLIACRLASALIGSGSFDLLDFGLGWGASWGCNMSSIDAAGHSFVDVAGRVRRDVRLVSPINAGKIVRLMAVALAAASLAACAQSSVVSQRSDFRTSRQASLERDRTPSSMKTRVAATRKHTRFASRSDAAGTKVASQGLASFYSEGTETASGEKFDARELTAAHPSLPFGTMLRVTDIKSGRSVTVRVNDRGPYVPGRIVDVSHSAAAELGMIGKGVANVRLDVVR from the coding sequence GTGGTGGATGGAAGCGGCCAGGGCGCAACGGGAGCGGAAGAAGCCGCCGTATTAGAGCTAAGCGGATTCCAGACCTGCCTGTCTTCACTGCATCGCGCAAAGACGGCAGTGGCTGTGGCCGGATCACCACAGCCGGGTGAAATTGCGCGAATCCTGCCGCCCTTGATCGCATGCCGCCTCGCTTCTGCCCTGATTGGATCGGGATCCTTCGACCTGTTGGATTTCGGCTTGGGCTGGGGCGCGAGTTGGGGATGCAACATGTCGTCCATCGATGCTGCAGGTCATTCGTTCGTCGACGTCGCAGGCCGCGTACGGCGTGATGTGCGTCTGGTCTCACCCATCAACGCGGGAAAAATCGTCAGGCTGATGGCTGTAGCGCTCGCGGCAGCTTCGCTTGCGGCCTGCGCCCAGTCCTCTGTCGTCAGTCAAAGGTCTGACTTCCGCACCAGCCGCCAGGCATCGCTGGAACGCGATCGAACGCCATCATCGATGAAGACGCGCGTGGCGGCCACGAGGAAGCATACGCGGTTCGCTTCTCGTAGCGATGCAGCCGGGACCAAAGTTGCGTCGCAGGGGCTGGCGAGTTTCTACAGCGAGGGGACGGAGACCGCGAGCGGAGAAAAATTCGACGCGCGCGAACTGACCGCGGCGCATCCGAGCCTGCCGTTCGGCACCATGTTGCGTGTGACCGACATCAAGTCCGGCCGTTCGGTGACGGTGCGCGTCAATGATCGCGGACCGTATGTGCCCGGGCGTATTGTCGACGTCTCTCATTCGGCGGCGGCTGAACTCGGAATGATCGGAAAGGGTGTTGCAAACGTAAGGCTCGATGTGGTGCGGTAA
- a CDS encoding NADPH-dependent FMN reductase, whose translation MSNRILVLYGSYRSDRMGIRLAQFVVEAFRARGDDVELIDARAIGLPMLDRMYKEYPKGQAPAPLEKLAGQIRGADGFVFVTGEYNWGIQPGLKNLTDHFLEEWFWRPAAIASYSAGRFAGARAALAWHGTLSEMGMVVTSSSLAVGPISQTLSADGKPTAEGGGKALEHAFPRFADDLTWWMEAARAQRERKKPPY comes from the coding sequence ATGAGCAACCGCATTCTCGTTCTCTACGGCTCCTACCGTTCCGACCGCATGGGCATCCGGCTCGCGCAATTCGTCGTCGAGGCCTTTCGTGCCAGGGGTGACGATGTCGAACTGATCGACGCCAGGGCGATCGGTCTGCCGATGCTGGACCGGATGTACAAGGAATATCCGAAGGGGCAGGCGCCGGCGCCGCTTGAAAAGCTCGCCGGCCAAATTCGCGGCGCCGACGGTTTTGTGTTCGTCACCGGCGAATACAACTGGGGTATCCAGCCGGGGTTGAAAAACCTCACCGATCATTTCCTCGAGGAATGGTTCTGGCGCCCCGCCGCGATTGCCAGCTATTCCGCCGGGCGTTTTGCGGGCGCTCGCGCCGCCCTGGCCTGGCATGGCACGCTGTCCGAAATGGGCATGGTGGTGACTTCGAGCAGCCTCGCGGTCGGGCCGATTTCGCAGACGTTGTCCGCCGACGGCAAGCCGACCGCCGAGGGCGGCGGCAAGGCGCTGGAACACGCGTTTCCGCGCTTTGCGGATGATCTGACGTGGTGGATGGAAGCGGCCAGGGCGCAACGGGAGCGGAAGAAGCCGCCGTATTAG
- a CDS encoding SDR family NAD(P)-dependent oxidoreductase: MSLFDTPFDPAREAALVTGAGNGIGRAIAQALVGEGVRTIFADVNADTVTAAVKSSPRPDLASTWVGDLANSAARDALLAHAEAAVGRVTHFVHSASPPRREADHAMAVSTETWAQMHAVNLEAGFHLARALARKLIAAKVGGSFLLLTSLHAGTPRNLPHYSTAKAGLAMLVRELAKTFGRYGIRVNALVPGAIAAGGFVADPKLARHIPLGRLGAAEDLAPMALAVLSNKVSAYVTGAAIVVDGGLSLTNWFEPPELE; the protein is encoded by the coding sequence ATGAGCCTTTTTGACACGCCATTCGACCCCGCGCGCGAGGCGGCGCTGGTTACCGGCGCCGGCAACGGCATCGGCCGCGCGATCGCACAGGCGCTGGTCGGTGAGGGCGTGCGGACCATATTCGCCGACGTCAACGCGGATACGGTGACGGCGGCGGTGAAATCCTCGCCGCGGCCGGACCTCGCATCCACGTGGGTTGGGGACCTCGCCAATTCCGCTGCCCGCGATGCCCTGCTGGCGCATGCCGAAGCGGCCGTCGGACGGGTGACGCATTTCGTGCACTCAGCCTCGCCGCCACGGCGCGAGGCCGACCATGCGATGGCGGTCTCTACCGAGACCTGGGCGCAGATGCATGCGGTCAATCTCGAGGCGGGCTTTCACCTCGCGCGTGCGCTGGCGCGGAAGCTGATTGCGGCCAAGGTCGGCGGATCGTTCCTGCTGCTGACTTCGCTGCATGCCGGCACGCCGCGCAACCTGCCGCATTATTCCACGGCGAAGGCGGGGCTTGCGATGCTGGTGCGGGAGCTGGCGAAGACGTTCGGCCGCTACGGCATCCGCGTCAACGCGCTGGTGCCCGGCGCCATCGCGGCCGGTGGCTTCGTCGCCGATCCCAAACTCGCCAGACACATTCCGCTCGGCCGTCTCGGAGCGGCCGAAGACCTGGCGCCGATGGCGCTGGCGGTGCTGTCCAACAAGGTATCGGCGTATGTCACCGGCGCTGCGATCGTGGTCGATGGCGGGCTGTCGCTGACGAACTGGTTCGAGCCGCCGGAGCTCGAATGA
- a CDS encoding methyl-accepting chemotaxis protein, whose protein sequence is MKIGTLLTAAIVSLSAVGGGLAVYVAVTKYQTMDKVSVAQSRLAVVRAVGEIPRYMNPERGFATNLLLGPATIDPKLRTELNDKYRRDTDGALAKMNQIRNALPGSLDDSAALGSGIDALNAQFAALRTAIDKALDGPAEPRKDAVKKIVADNAAFNTAVTKLLDDQVRKIAQLDGDAYRQASYANIAWTLRDVGGYNSSLHKNLVGAKRAATEAEKLDLSRSQGRNDQILMSLQDLRGNPATPANIAAALGKMNDAYVDSFGKEMKLAKDGAATGKYEHDVDTFFVESQRGLGSIITVRDAFYDNAEQILGSGYSAARFSFIVALAGLIAVVAASAGMIVMVRRRVCKPIVDLTATMSRLASGDMTDEVSGAGRGDEIGAMAAAVRVFKDNMIEAERLAAEKAVESDGKMRRAQVLDELTRAFEAKVTELVGGLSSASSVMEDTAQSMSSTATATNRQAAVVAAASTQTSTNVQTVASATEELTSSISEIGRQVAQSTEIAARAVENARRTGDTARSLAEGAQKIGDVVTLIQSIAAQTNLLALNATIEAARAGDAGRGFAVVASEVKSLAGQTAKATTEISEQIAAIQAASDETVTAIQNVANVIGEIDQIGTAIAAAIEQQGSATKEISRSVQEAARGTSEVNSNITGVQKAADDTGSAAQQVLGAAEQLSSQSKDLAGQVNRFLSEVRAA, encoded by the coding sequence ATGAAAATCGGCACGCTCCTCACCGCCGCCATCGTTTCGCTGTCCGCCGTCGGCGGCGGCCTCGCCGTCTACGTGGCGGTGACCAAATACCAGACGATGGACAAGGTTTCGGTCGCCCAGAGCCGGCTTGCGGTGGTACGGGCGGTCGGAGAAATCCCGCGCTACATGAACCCGGAACGCGGCTTTGCCACCAACCTCCTGCTCGGACCCGCGACGATCGACCCAAAACTGCGCACCGAACTGAACGACAAGTACCGCAGGGACACCGACGGCGCGCTGGCCAAGATGAACCAGATCCGTAACGCCCTGCCCGGCTCGCTCGACGACAGCGCAGCCTTGGGCAGCGGGATCGACGCGCTGAACGCCCAGTTCGCGGCGCTGCGCACCGCCATCGACAAGGCGCTCGACGGCCCGGCCGAGCCGCGCAAGGATGCCGTCAAGAAGATCGTCGCCGACAACGCCGCCTTCAACACCGCCGTGACCAAACTGCTCGACGACCAGGTCCGCAAGATCGCCCAGCTCGACGGCGACGCCTACCGGCAGGCGAGCTACGCCAACATCGCCTGGACCCTGCGCGACGTCGGCGGTTACAATTCCAGTCTGCACAAGAACCTTGTCGGCGCCAAGCGCGCGGCAACCGAAGCCGAAAAGCTGGATCTGAGCCGGTCGCAGGGCCGCAACGACCAGATCCTGATGTCGCTGCAGGACCTGCGCGGCAACCCCGCCACGCCGGCCAATATCGCAGCCGCACTGGGCAAGATGAACGACGCCTATGTCGACAGCTTCGGCAAGGAGATGAAGCTCGCCAAGGACGGCGCGGCAACCGGCAAATACGAACACGACGTCGACACCTTCTTCGTGGAATCGCAGCGCGGCCTCGGCTCGATCATCACCGTGCGCGACGCCTTCTACGACAACGCCGAACAGATTTTGGGCTCCGGCTATTCCGCCGCACGCTTCAGCTTCATCGTCGCACTGGCAGGCCTGATCGCCGTCGTTGCGGCCAGCGCCGGCATGATCGTGATGGTCCGCCGCCGCGTCTGCAAGCCGATCGTCGATCTCACCGCCACCATGTCGCGGCTCGCCAGCGGCGACATGACCGATGAAGTTTCCGGCGCCGGGCGTGGCGACGAGATCGGCGCGATGGCAGCTGCCGTACGCGTCTTCAAGGACAACATGATCGAAGCCGAACGTCTCGCCGCCGAGAAGGCCGTCGAGAGCGACGGCAAGATGCGGCGCGCGCAGGTGCTGGACGAACTGACCCGCGCGTTCGAAGCCAAGGTCACCGAACTGGTCGGCGGACTGTCGTCGGCCTCATCCGTCATGGAAGACACCGCGCAGTCGATGTCGTCGACCGCGACCGCCACCAACCGCCAGGCCGCCGTCGTCGCCGCGGCCTCGACCCAGACCTCGACCAACGTCCAGACGGTGGCGAGCGCCACCGAGGAACTCACCTCCTCGATCTCGGAGATCGGCCGCCAGGTCGCGCAGTCCACCGAGATCGCGGCGCGTGCGGTCGAAAACGCCCGCCGCACCGGCGATACCGCGCGTTCGCTGGCCGAAGGCGCCCAGAAGATCGGCGACGTCGTGACGCTAATCCAGAGCATCGCGGCGCAGACCAACCTGCTGGCGCTGAACGCGACCATCGAGGCCGCCCGCGCCGGCGATGCGGGCCGCGGCTTTGCGGTGGTGGCTTCCGAGGTCAAATCGCTGGCCGGCCAGACCGCGAAGGCGACCACCGAGATCTCCGAGCAGATCGCGGCGATCCAGGCCGCGAGCGATGAAACCGTGACCGCGATTCAAAACGTCGCCAACGTCATCGGCGAGATCGATCAGATCGGCACCGCGATTGCGGCTGCGATCGAGCAACAGGGCTCGGCGACCAAGGAAATCTCGCGCAGCGTTCAGGAAGCCGCGCGCGGCACCAGCGAAGTCAATTCCAACATCACCGGCGTGCAGAAGGCGGCCGACGACACCGGCTCCGCTGCCCAGCAGGTGCTGGGCGCGGCCGAGCAGCTGTCGTCGCAGTCCAAGGATCTCGCCGGACAAGTCAACCGGTTCCTGTCGGAAGTCCGCGCCGCCTGA
- a CDS encoding acyl-CoA dehydrogenase family protein: MTTHEETAMIRDTVARFVDRELIPLEPHYLKSKLPGGGHEGLTDEQRQRLRTVSKDLGLWGLDAPEDLGGHDLPARTMAAVHEELGRTCVPFILPPDSPNLRMLQAVGTEAQKQRYMQPYIEGRMVSAIAISEPGAGGDPAAMKTRAIRDGDQWVLNGRKIWISNARAADFIIVMARVGNDARQGGITSFIVGKGTPGFIIEREIPMIGGHTTYEVVFEDCRLPEGSVLGEIGKGYAPMQLRLRTRRLEMGSTCIGIARRACDMLCEHAKQRETFGVKLAERQAIQWWVADISTRIHACRLMVQDAADKTDRGEEVKQEASMIKVFATEMAYEACDHAMQTLGALGMTLELPLSALWQKARVMRMYEGPSEVHRQSIARRVLGLRG; the protein is encoded by the coding sequence ATGACCACCCATGAAGAGACCGCCATGATCCGCGACACGGTCGCGCGATTCGTGGACCGTGAACTCATTCCGCTCGAACCGCATTACCTGAAGTCCAAATTGCCCGGCGGCGGTCACGAGGGACTGACGGACGAGCAGCGCCAGCGGCTGCGCACGGTCTCGAAGGATCTCGGACTGTGGGGTCTCGATGCGCCCGAGGACCTCGGCGGCCACGACCTGCCGGCCCGCACCATGGCCGCGGTTCACGAGGAATTGGGCCGAACCTGCGTGCCGTTCATTCTGCCGCCGGACTCGCCGAACCTGCGGATGCTGCAGGCGGTCGGTACCGAGGCGCAGAAGCAGCGCTACATGCAGCCCTATATCGAGGGGCGGATGGTGTCGGCGATCGCGATTTCGGAACCGGGCGCCGGCGGCGATCCCGCCGCGATGAAGACGCGGGCGATACGCGACGGCGATCAATGGGTGCTGAACGGCCGCAAGATCTGGATCAGCAACGCCCGCGCCGCGGATTTCATCATCGTCATGGCCCGCGTCGGCAACGACGCGCGGCAGGGCGGCATCACCTCCTTCATCGTCGGGAAGGGCACACCCGGCTTCATCATCGAGCGCGAAATCCCCATGATCGGCGGTCACACGACCTACGAGGTCGTGTTCGAGGACTGCCGTCTCCCCGAGGGTTCCGTGCTCGGCGAAATCGGCAAGGGCTATGCGCCGATGCAGTTGCGGCTGCGCACGCGGCGGCTCGAAATGGGATCGACCTGCATCGGCATCGCGCGGCGCGCCTGCGACATGCTGTGCGAACACGCGAAACAGCGCGAGACCTTTGGCGTCAAGCTCGCCGAGCGCCAGGCGATCCAGTGGTGGGTTGCGGATATCTCCACCCGCATTCATGCGTGTCGATTGATGGTGCAGGACGCCGCCGACAAGACCGACCGCGGCGAGGAGGTCAAGCAGGAGGCCTCGATGATCAAGGTGTTCGCGACCGAGATGGCCTATGAAGCCTGCGATCACGCCATGCAGACGCTCGGCGCGCTCGGCATGACGCTGGAATTGCCGCTCAGCGCGCTATGGCAGAAGGCGCGGGTGATGCGGATGTACGAGGGACCGAGCGAGGTCCATCGCCAGTCGATTGCGCGCCGCGTGCTCGGCCTGCGCGGATAG
- a CDS encoding nitroreductase produces the protein MDFETLAQTRKSVRGFRKQPVARAVIEEIIEVAKRAPSSMNTQPWHIHVLTGDPLEEVRRRNMEEMMAGARPKRDIVSHGEYQGVHRGRQVDVAKKLFAVMGIARDDKPMRQDWVLRGFRQFDAPVSLVLTYDRILDPGAVCHFDLGALCYGLVLAAWDRGLGSVINGQGITRSDIVREVAGIPEEEVIMTCVAMGYPDDSFPANAVRSDREPNGDFVRYVGFAD, from the coding sequence ATGGATTTCGAAACGCTGGCACAGACGCGCAAGAGCGTGCGCGGCTTCAGGAAGCAGCCGGTGGCGCGCGCGGTCATCGAGGAGATCATCGAGGTCGCCAAGCGCGCACCATCGTCGATGAACACCCAGCCCTGGCACATCCACGTCCTGACCGGCGATCCGCTTGAGGAGGTCCGCCGCCGCAACATGGAAGAGATGATGGCCGGCGCCAGGCCGAAGCGCGACATCGTCAGCCACGGCGAGTATCAGGGGGTTCATCGCGGCCGGCAGGTTGACGTTGCCAAGAAACTTTTCGCGGTCATGGGGATCGCGCGCGACGACAAGCCGATGCGGCAGGACTGGGTGCTGCGCGGTTTCCGGCAGTTCGACGCGCCGGTCTCGCTGGTGCTGACCTACGACCGCATTCTGGATCCCGGCGCGGTGTGCCACTTCGATCTCGGCGCGCTCTGCTATGGCCTGGTGCTGGCGGCCTGGGATCGCGGACTTGGCAGCGTCATCAACGGGCAGGGCATCACCCGCTCGGATATCGTGCGCGAGGTCGCCGGCATCCCCGAGGAGGAGGTCATCATGACCTGTGTCGCGATGGGCTATCCCGACGACAGCTTTCCCGCCAACGCCGTCCGCTCCGACCGCGAGCCGAACGGCGATTTCGTGCGCTATGTCGGGTTTGCGGACTGA
- a CDS encoding GMC family oxidoreductase: MTDNAAYDYIVVGAGSAGAVVASRLSESGAYRVLLLEAGIKGSDHFWARVPVGTSKMIDDPAVNWCYKSEPDEGSGGRRIDVPRGKMMGGSSSINGMVYMRGQAQDYDHWAQLGNRGWSYQDVLPIFRRMERYEGGSDKFRGRNGLLRVTDTPRNKVPLLEKIIEAAGRIALPFNPDLNGETQEGIGMSQVTIAGGKRQSTAVCYLDAVRGRPNLIIEQGAMAEALILDGKRCVGVRYSVNGVSRQARAAREVIVCGGAINSPKLLELSGIGQGELLRARGITPVHELPGVGENLRDHYSPRIKFAIKGRNLTFNDNARGWRLAREVLKYALFGTGFLASTAVPIRMYFRTREGLETPDATISILPFLYEMVGRQRRVAKRQGITMNANVLRSESTGSIHIKSADPAEPPAIRFNFLSTEHDRAGIVAVIRKGRELMATSPLKEVTGEEIAPGVALQSDDELLDWVRNNAETTYHPVGTCKMGSDPMAVVNSELRVHGIEGLRVADASIMPTLTSGNTNAPAIMIGEKCAEMVLAQAAARKAAA; encoded by the coding sequence ATGACTGACAACGCCGCCTATGACTACATCGTGGTCGGCGCGGGTTCGGCCGGCGCGGTGGTCGCAAGCCGGCTGAGCGAGAGCGGCGCCTATCGCGTACTGCTGCTGGAAGCGGGCATCAAGGGATCGGACCATTTCTGGGCGCGGGTGCCGGTCGGCACCTCCAAGATGATCGACGATCCCGCCGTGAACTGGTGCTACAAGTCCGAGCCCGACGAAGGTTCGGGCGGACGCCGCATCGACGTGCCGCGCGGCAAGATGATGGGCGGATCGAGCTCGATCAACGGCATGGTCTATATGCGCGGCCAGGCGCAGGATTACGACCACTGGGCCCAGCTCGGCAACCGCGGCTGGAGCTATCAGGACGTGTTGCCGATCTTCCGGAGGATGGAACGTTACGAGGGCGGCTCGGACAAGTTTCGCGGCCGCAACGGGCTGCTGCGGGTGACCGACACGCCGCGCAACAAGGTGCCGCTGCTGGAGAAGATCATCGAGGCCGCCGGCCGCATTGCTCTGCCGTTCAATCCGGACCTGAATGGCGAGACCCAGGAAGGGATCGGCATGTCGCAGGTCACGATTGCGGGCGGCAAGCGCCAGAGCACGGCGGTCTGCTATCTCGATGCCGTGCGCGGACGGCCGAACCTGATCATCGAACAGGGCGCGATGGCGGAGGCGCTGATCCTCGACGGCAAGCGCTGCGTCGGCGTGCGCTATTCCGTGAACGGCGTTTCGCGGCAGGCGCGGGCGGCGCGCGAGGTGATCGTCTGCGGCGGCGCGATCAACTCGCCGAAATTGCTGGAGCTCTCCGGCATCGGCCAGGGCGAACTGCTGCGCGCGCGCGGGATTACGCCGGTGCATGAGCTGCCGGGTGTCGGCGAGAATTTGCGCGATCATTATTCGCCGCGCATCAAGTTTGCCATCAAGGGACGCAACCTCACCTTCAACGACAATGCGCGCGGCTGGCGACTGGCGCGCGAGGTGCTGAAATATGCGCTGTTCGGTACCGGATTCCTGGCCTCGACGGCTGTGCCGATCCGGATGTATTTCCGCACCCGGGAGGGACTCGAGACCCCCGATGCGACGATTTCGATCCTGCCGTTCCTGTATGAGATGGTCGGCCGCCAGCGGCGCGTCGCCAAGCGGCAGGGCATCACCATGAACGCCAACGTGCTGCGCTCGGAGAGCACTGGCTCCATCCACATCAAATCGGCGGACCCCGCCGAGCCGCCGGCGATACGCTTCAACTTCCTTTCTACCGAGCACGACCGCGCTGGCATCGTCGCCGTGATCCGCAAGGGCCGCGAGCTGATGGCGACGTCGCCGCTCAAGGAGGTGACCGGCGAGGAGATTGCGCCCGGCGTCGCGCTCCAGAGCGATGACGAATTGCTTGACTGGGTTCGCAACAACGCCGAGACCACCTATCATCCCGTCGGCACCTGCAAGATGGGCTCCGACCCGATGGCCGTGGTCAACAGCGAATTGCGGGTGCACGGAATCGAAGGTTTGCGCGTGGCGGATGCGTCGATCATGCCGACATTGACCAGCGGCAACACCAACGCACCGGCCATCATGATCGGCGAAAAATGCGCCGAGATGGTGCTGGCGCAGGCCGCGGCCCGCAAGGCCGCCGCGTAA
- a CDS encoding MBL fold metallo-hydrolase, protein MKQLRIGDITIDAVIEREGPWRRPQDFFPAYDDAVFKHHLAGMEPEMFDIATGKMFITYQTFVVRTPRYTILVDTCTGEDKGHPAPFDFPGKERWRNELFALGVSFEQIDYVFCTHLHIDHTGWNTTLRNGRWVPTFPNAKYIFHKREYAVWEAEHAKGSNPPGTVFRDNCLPIMEAGQAVLVDDDYALDDTVTLTPTPGHSPCHCCINIFSKGKRAVVAGDLMHHAIQCREPDWSAKPDWDPRQSAVSRRKFFASVAGTDTLILPIHFPAPTVGLITADGDRFDYRFKRD, encoded by the coding sequence ATGAAGCAACTCAGGATCGGCGACATCACCATCGATGCGGTGATCGAGCGCGAGGGGCCGTGGCGGCGGCCGCAGGATTTCTTCCCGGCCTATGACGATGCGGTTTTCAAGCATCATCTCGCCGGCATGGAGCCGGAGATGTTCGACATCGCCACCGGCAAGATGTTCATCACTTACCAGACCTTCGTGGTCCGCACCCCGCGTTACACCATTCTGGTCGATACCTGCACCGGCGAGGACAAGGGGCACCCGGCGCCGTTCGATTTTCCCGGCAAGGAGCGCTGGCGCAACGAATTGTTCGCGCTCGGCGTGAGCTTCGAGCAGATCGACTACGTCTTCTGCACCCATCTCCACATCGACCACACCGGCTGGAACACGACGCTGCGCAACGGCCGCTGGGTGCCGACATTTCCCAACGCGAAATACATATTCCACAAGCGGGAATATGCCGTGTGGGAGGCGGAGCATGCCAAAGGCAGCAACCCGCCCGGCACCGTCTTCCGCGATAACTGCCTGCCGATCATGGAAGCGGGGCAGGCGGTTCTGGTCGACGACGACTACGCGCTCGACGATACCGTCACGCTGACGCCGACGCCGGGGCATTCGCCCTGCCATTGCTGCATCAACATCTTCTCGAAGGGCAAGCGCGCGGTGGTGGCCGGTGACCTCATGCATCACGCGATCCAGTGCCGCGAGCCGGACTGGTCGGCGAAGCCCGACTGGGATCCCAGGCAATCGGCGGTTTCACGCCGAAAATTCTTTGCCTCCGTTGCCGGCACCGACACGCTGATCCTGCCGATTCACTTTCCGGCGCCGACGGTCGGACTGATCACCGCGGACGGCGATCGTTTCGACTACCGCTTCAAGCGCGACTAG